In Sphingobacterium sp. SRCM116780, the genomic stretch ATGAAGAACAAAACAGCTTTTGATATTGGCTTTACCTTATCAGCAAGAGGAGAGTTCTCGATCATTATGGCAAACATTGGAAAAGCAGGTAACCTGTTACCTGTTATTCAATCATTCGTTGTTGTTTATGTATTGATTCTATCTATTGTATCACCACTTCTGACAAAAGAATCAAGAAATATTTGGACCAAACTCTTCGGGAAAGATGACATCAAACCCAAAGTAATCAAACGACTCAGTGATTTAGAATCTGGACAATCATTATAAAAAAAGCGAATTTATATTATAAGTTCGCTTTTTTTATAGAAAGCCTAATTCCAATTTTGCTTCTTCACTCATCATATCTTTTGTCCATGGCGGATCAAATGTTAACTCAACAAGAGCTTCCGTTACGCCAGGAAGCGCCGCAACTTTGCTTTGCACTTCGTCCATAATTTGACCTGCAACAGGACAACCCGGAGCAGTTAATGTCATTACGATTTTTGCAGTGCCATTTTCTTTTGTGATAATTTCATACACCAACCCTAAATCAACGATGTTCGCCGGTTTTAATTCTGGGTCATAGACTGTTTCTAGAGCCTCTTGGATGCTTGCTGCAATATTTAATTTATCTAGAATTATAATACTCATGTTATGATATTTTCTTTTTATCATGAATTGCTTCCTGATATATTTGTAATAATTGCTTTTTATTTTCTGTAGGTGTAAAATTACTAAAATAGAATTCTTTTGTTGTTTGTCTAATGTTAAATTTTTCTTGCTGACTATAGTTTTTCCAACAAGTCAACGTTGTTAACATACTTTCCACATGCTGTGGATTAAATAATAGACCTGTTCTGTTTGGAAGAATCAGTTCACTTAATGCTCCAATATCACTTCCTATAACAGGAGTACCAACAGAAAAAGCTTCTAAGATAGTCATTGGCATTCCTTCAAACCATAGCGATGGAACAATTAATGCTTCTGCCTTTTCTACTAAAGGGATAATATCTTCACGTGATTTGAAACCTAAATAGTGAATATTCGTATGTTGTTGTGCCGCATGCTGAACAGACTGCTTCAATTCACCGTCACCTATGATCAGGATTTTGTAATCCACTTTAGCAAATGCTTCTAACAAGTTTAATATTCCTTTTTCTTCTGTGAGTCTACCAATGTAAATAAAATAATCTTCAAAAGACAATGAAGACATGTCGATAGGAAAAGTAAAATTAGGTTTGATGACGAATTTATTTGGATCAATAGTTAAAGTAGAGCTTGTAAATAATTTTTTTGCAAAACTTGATAAGGTAATATAACGGTTGACGCTATTCCATGTTCCTATTTTGCGATGAAACCAATAGTTCAATGCTAAAATGAAGGTTTTGATAGTAGAATGATCCATGACTTTCTTTTTTACGGCTGTCCAAGGAAATTTTTCCTGAATGCTAGCTAAAAATAATTCGTGATCATGATACAGAATTGCTGAAGGGCAAATAAGGCGAAAATTGTGAAGCGTCATAACTAAAGGAATCCCCATATTATGAATAGATCTCAAAATAATAGGACCACTTGCATAATGCGTATTGTGGATATGGATGACCTCTGGTTTAAATTCTTTAATCGTATCCCTTACACGATATGCTGCCGCTAAATTCCAAAAAGAAAAAAGTGTTTGCAAAGCACCTTTCCATCCTTTTTTATTTTGAAAAGTTAAGGTTAAGACATCATTATCTATAGCAAGTAATTCACTCTCTTGCTGAAAAACAGTGTCTTCACCCCCTGGGTTCTGATAGAAAGTATGGATGATAAGAATGCGCATGAAAAGTCGCTTTTTTTACAAATGTACTATTTTGCATGAATTAAACCGTTTTCAATAGTACTTATCAAAAGATTGTTTTTATAATTCTTATCTTCGCGTATCATTAGGAGATGATGACTAAAGACTATGCAGCATTTACAGAAACTAATCTTTGACTCGATTCAAAACAGTCAATTTCCGAATCAACCTTCCAATTTGTATGATCCAATTCGTTACTTTTTAAGTCTGGGAGGGAAACGTATCAGACCTGCTTTAACTTTAATGGCTGCTGAAATGTTTGGGATTAAAGATATTACAGATGCTGTTCCTGCCGCAAAGTCTATTGAGTTTTTTCATAATTTCTCACTCATACATGATGATGTTATGGATAAAGCGCCATTGCGGAGAGGAAAGGAAACAGTTCATGAGAAATGGGATTTGAATGTTGCTATTCTTTCTGGTGATGGTTTATTAGTGAAAGCTTATGTCGAATTAGCAAACTGTCCACCTATCTATATCTCCGATTTGCTGAAAACGTTTAACCGAATAGCAATCGAAGTATGTGAAGGACAACAAATGGATATGGATTATGAGCAGGCAGATCATATTACCATGTTTCAATATATCGAAATGATCAGGTTGAAAACTTCTGTATTATTAGGCGGAGCATTACAGATGGGAGCTATATTAGCAAATGCTAGTCTTGAAGATCAAAAACTGATTTACGAGTTTGGTGAAAATATTGGAATAGCTTTTCAACTTCAAGATGATGTATTAGACGCATATGGTAATCCTGAAACCTTCGGTAAACAAATAGGTGGTGATATTTTGATCAACAAGAAGACCTATCTTTTAGTCAAATTAATGGAACTTATTGTAGAAGAAGACAAGCAGATTCTTCAAGAATTATTAAACGCTACAACAGCGAATAATCCGAATAAGTTGGAAGGTATATTAGATCTATATCGTAAATATGATGTTAAGATATTAGCAGATCAATTGAAAGATGATTTTACGCAAAAAGCATTTGAAAGATTATCTGCTCTTAGTATACCAAATGATAAAAAAGAAGCGTTAATAACATTGTCGAATCAACTACTCATTAGAGAGCAATAACAAATCTATATTTGTAAAATTGTCTTTATTTAATAAAAATTTCTTAATTTGTAGATCTAATTCATCATATACTTACGAAACAACTATAAATGGAACCGTTAAAAGTAACAATCTTTCAAGCATACCTTTTTTGGGAAAACGTTGATAAAAACTTGAGCAATCTTGCTCTTAAACTATCAAATCTGAGAGAAAAAACGGATCTCATTATCTTACCTGAAATGTTTAACACTGGATTCACAAATAATGTGGAGAAATGTGCCGAAACATCAGATGGAAAAACCATGCAATGGTTATTTCAAATGTCTCATGACTTAAATTGTGTTATTGCTGGATCTTTAATTATTACTGAAAACGGAAAGTATTTTAATCGGTTTGTGTGGATGTCTCCAGATGGAACCTATGTGAAATATGATAAACGTCATTTATTTGCGATGGCGAAAGAAAATGAATATTTTACCGCTGGATATGAACGTATTATAGTTAATATTAGAGGTTGGAAAATCTGTCCAATGGTTTGTTATGATTTAAGATTCCCAGTATGGTCTAGAAACGTAAATAGTGCTTATGATTTACTTGTTTACACGGCCAATTGGCCTGATAAGCGCTCTTCTCATTGGCGTACTTTAATTCCTGCTCGAGCGATTGAAAATCAAGCTTTTGTTATTGGGGTAAACCGTGTAGGACATGATGGAAATGATATTTATTATTCTGGAGGATCTATGTGTATCTCACCTTTAGGAGATGTGGTTTATTATAAACCTGAAGATGAAGACTTGTATACTTTTACCATTCACCCCAAAGATCTTCAAGAAGCCCGAGAAACTTTCCCATTTTTACAAGACGCAGATTCTTTTACAATAGAATAGTCGCTTATTGATAGGGTCTATCTAGTATGATAGACATAATAACTGCTTTTCTAAGGTCAAAATCATCAGCTATGCTTTTTTCTTGATCAGTATGCATCGATTTTGCTTTTTTACTTAAAGCTAAACGATGTTCTTCTCTCTCTTGTTTAAAACGTTGAATCTCATTCGTTTCTTTTATTTTTTCAGCATAAAAAGGTGGTGGAATATCTACATGATTCTTTTTGTTTTCTATTTTGGGTACAGGAGAAGTTCTTTGTACAGGACTAATAGGAGGCAAGATTGTTTTTTTTCTTTTTAGTGCAGCCTCTTGTTCCTTGATATAATTTTGGTAAGATTTATAACCAAAAATGGCTAATCCAATTAATAACGGTATTAACTTTTCCATATGATGAAGATAATAAAAATATCACATAAATTTTTGTTATACCATGTAAAGTTATATATTTATGAACATAATCTTATTTTAACCAAAGACTCATAGTTAATTTTATTATTTATACGAAGTAAATATCTTCTTTGGTTAAAAAAGGTTTCATATACTATAACCTAAAAAAAGACTTTGATTATTATGCTAAATGAAGATTTAATTGGAAAAGTAGAATTCTATGATTTTCTAACAGGTAAAGCAACTACGGCAATATCGCGTAGGATGCAGCGTAATTTAAAGGATGTGGGAATCAATATTACGGCTGAACAATGGAGTATTCTGTACAATTTATGGCAAGAAGAAGGACTGACACAACAAGAGTTAGCTACTCGAACTTTTAGAGACAAACCTAGCATTACGAGATTAATTAACAATTTGGAAAAATTAAATTTAGTGATTCGGGTAAATGATAAAGAAGATCGTAGGTCTAATTTGATTTATTTAACTAAGGCTGCTCGAAAACTGAAGGAAATGGGGATGCAGCAGGCGAATAAAACTATTGCAGAAGCTTTAGATGGCGTATGTTCTGAGTCTATTGATATGGCTCAATTAACTTTGCAGCAAGTGATTTGTAATTTAAGAAAATAAGAAAGGTCCTTTAATTTAAAGGACCTTTCTTATTTTAAAATACTCTAGCTTCAAAGTCTGTGTGACTTTCGATTAGCTTGCCTTCCCTTCCAAAATAAATTTCTTGAAAGCTTAGCGTATTGACAGCATCTACTTTTCGGAAGAATTTATCAGCATTAACATCTGCTAAGGTTTTAAAACCGCAAGCTTCCATGATTTCGACAGTAGCACGTAAAGTATTACGATGAAATTGAGCAACACGTACATATTTATCATTCACATCTAATCCTTTATATAAATGAGGTTGTTGTGTAGCAACTCCAACAGGACAAACATCTTCGTTACATTTGAGTGCTTGGATACATCCTAAAGCAAACATCATTCCCCTTGCGCTATAACAAGCATCTGCTCCAAGGGCAATTACTTTCAATAAGTCAAACCCAGTAACAATTCTACTCGATACTAATAATTTGATATGTCTTTTTAATCCAAATGCAATCAAGGTCTTGGTTACAAATGCTAAAGCATCATACAAAGGCATTCCTAAATTATCTGTAAATTCTAATGGCGCAGCACCCGTTCCCCCCTCAGATCCATCAATAGAAATAAAATCTGGAAATATTTGAGTAGTTTGCATCGCACGACAAATGTCTATAAACTCTTGCTTGTCACCGATACACATTTTAAATCCTACAGGTTTGAAATCACTCAATTCTTTCATTTTGTGAATAAATTCCATCATTTCAATTGGATTAGAAAATGCACTGTGTGCGGGCGGTGACATAACATCTGTACCAGGAATGACGTGACGAATTGCAGCAACCTCAGGTGTGTTTTTAGCAGCAGGAAGTATACCACCATGACCAGGCTTAGCTCCTTGAGATAATTTCAACTCAATCATTTTTACATTGGCGCGTGAAGTCTTCTCTCTATATAGCTCAGCATCAAATTTGCCATCATGTGTTCTACATCCAAAATATCCGGTACCTACTTGCCAAATTAAATCCCCCCCACTGTTGTGGTAATCGCTAATACCACCTTCTCCTGTATTGTGTGCAAAATTTTGTAATTGCGCTCCTTTATTTAAAGCTGTAATAGCTGTTTTACTTAAAGCGCCATAACTCATAGCTGAAATATTGAATACACTTAAGCTATAAGGATGTTTACAAGATTCGTTACCAACAGTGGTTCTTAAGTCATGACTCTCTATATGACAAGGAAAAACAGAATGAGCAGCCCATTCATTACCTACAGCTTGAGGATCTGTTTGCATACCAAATGCCACAGTTTCCCTTTGATTTTTGGCACGTTGATATACGATAGACCGTTGTCTTCTATTGAAAGGACGGCCATCTGTGTCAGACTCCCAGAAATATTGACGTAATTCTGGACGAATAGACTCAAAGAAATAACGGAAATATCCCACTAAAGGATAGTTCCTTAAGATAGCATGTTTGTGTTGGAAACTATGATATAGAGCAACAAATAAAAGAGGCATTGGTATAACAAGCAACCAAAACCATTGTGGAGTAAAAATAAGACCAAAGGAGATAATAATCAAATTGATTACGATCATGGTACCAAGAATTAATTTTCTAACGGTCATAATTTAAATAGTATTTTAGACTCTTATTTAATAAAAATTAGCTAATCGAGATTAATCATCTGTGATAAAATTATACAAGATAAATCCCTTATCTTTCAATATTTATATGTATTCAATTATTGAACCAATATTCAATTTTTTGTAGAGCAAAAGTACTAAGTTCCTTTTTCAAAAGAAAATTATTGGCAGGAATGAGATAGTTTTAAAAACTTACTAAGGAAATGATATTTAGTTTTTTCTTTTTACAATCTCTTGTGATAATAGTTGATAGATTTGTTTCCAATTCTCCTGATCACTGATAAAATCCAAATGCTTTTTTATCGTGATTTCGTCATTTCTTATTGCTGGGCCAGTTTGAACATCCTTTGGCAGCTTGGATTGGACTTTTAGAGCAGTTTCCAATATAATAGGACGAATCAAATCAAAAGGTAGATCGTTTTGAAATAAAAGATCATAACTGATTTGAAAGAGTGCGTTCGCAAAGTTATTTGAAAATACAGATGCGACATGAATGGCAAGCCTTTGATATGAAGTGCAAGCAATAGACTTAGGAGCTATTTCTTGTATAAGATTAAATAAGATATTAAAAGTTATCGAGTTGTCTCCCTCAATACAGAAGGGTATCAAACTAAAATCTGAATCTTGATTTTTGGAAATGGATTGAGGGGGATAAATGATACCATACCGTTTGAATTTATTTAATACTTGTATGTCAGTCGCTCCAGAGCAATGTATAACAATGCCATTCAAAGTGTCAGGAAGCTTTTCTATTATCGCTAATATAGCTTGATCACTAATCGCGATGATATATAAGTCAGCGTCTGGATTTATAGCGGAAATTTGATTAATTGCTTCTGCATTTACAACAAAGGCCAATGCTTGCGCATTGACCTTTTGTTGACTGAATATTTGTACTATTTTGTGACCTTTATTATAGAAGTTATGAGCAAAATGTGTTGCTATGTTCCCACTTCCTAAGATAACAATGTTCATTAGCTTTGCTTTTGATCTAATCGTTTTATTTCCTTATTTCTTTTAAAGATAGACATAAAGAATCCAATTGTCATGATAATTGTACCACACCAGAAAAAATTAATGTAAGGGAACTTAATCGCTTTGAATACAATCCATTTTTTCTCAGGTAATGGTTTTTGATAAACCATGATTTCCAATTTGTCTTTTTTAGGCAAGATGTTGGAAAAACGGAAACGTAATCCCTGATCATTGACATCTTTATTGAAATCATAAGAAGTACCATCTTTTATTAGGAAGACAGGCTCTACGTTATATTCTTTTTTATCAGAAGCTATGACTTTGATTTTCAAACCTACAATAACATCTTTTTCTCCTTTAGGGATATTTTCTAGATGCGCATTTTTATTGACACTTTCAATTACAAAAAAGCCATTACGATAACGAAGAGTATCTCCTACATTGACTTCATAAGTGGCAGGTTCTTCATAATCTTCAAAACCAGTCTTTTTATCTGCAGGAATATTTGCATTTTTGGCTTGTAAATCTGAAGCTGCTGCTGTAATTAACGTATAAATATCATGGGTAATGTAATGTTTGGTTGCAGGAGTACCAATCAGCCCACCCATTTTTGGGTTATTTTGAGCGAAAGGCATAAGAACAAATGAACTTTTAGCTTTTCCACTTTCCTCATCAATACTTTCATATTTGATTTTATAGAAAACATTTGGTTCAGCAACACTATCTCCTACATAAGTGATTCGGTATTCACCCATTTGGACAGGTTCTCCTTCGGTTAAGAATAGATTGTCGCCTGGTTTTTCCACTTTATCGAATCCAGATACAGCAATATAGCCAGTATTGTTGATCGAAATTACCTCATTAGTTGATGCTGCTATCATTGCACCAATTAACAATAAACCAAAACCAATATGCGCCACAGCTGAACCTGCCAATTTCCATTTTCCCTTTACAGCGCCAGCTAATACACGGATATTCGCTAATATGCAAAATATAGAAGAGAACGTAATTAAGATAAAAATTAAGTTGGTATATGTTTTCGTAATATACGAAACCGCAGCGGTCAATATAACGGCTACAATTAGTGATGCGATAGTAGAGGCAAAAAATTTCTTTGGATCAGTCTTCTTGTACTTTAAGAATTGTGTGATTGAAGTCAAAATCATAATAATAACAGCAAAGCCCGATTGCCATCTATTATAATGTTTAACTGGATCTAATGGAGGAGCAATCTTAGTTCCGAAGATGGCATTATAAACAGGAATAGAAGTTGATGCGATTATCTGAACACAAGCAACTGTTAACACCAATGCTCCAATAAATAACCAAAACTCTCGAGAATAGATATCTTCTTCTTTTTGAGTACTGGGCATATGTTTTTTACGAACCACCAGTAGAACAATGGTAATAACAAAAAATACCACATTGAACGCAATTAATTGGACATTTAATCCTAAATCAGTAAAAGCGTGTACAGATGTTTCGCCGAGAATACCACTTCTGGTTAAGTATGATGCATAGATTACCAATACAAAACTGATTAAAGCTAAAAATGTAGCAGTGAAGTAAGAATGCCCTGAATTTTTATTGGCAATCATTACGTGAACAGCTGCAATCAAAGTAAACCAAGGAATAATAGATGCATTTTCAACAGGATCCCATGCCCAAAATCCACCAAAGTTAAGTGCTTCATACGCCCAAAATGAGCCCATGATGATACCAGCTCCCAATACCATTACAGCAAAAAGTGCCCATGGTAATCCTAGTGTTATCCATTCTTTATAGCGTTTTGTCCATAAACCTGCTGCAGCATAAGCAAAGGGAACCACCATGGATGCAAATCCTAAAAATAGGGTCGGGGGATGAATCACCATCCAATAATTTTGTAATAAAGGATTTAATCCATTTCCATCAGGAATTAAAGATAAGTAGTCGGGTTTACTAAATATTGGCGCCTGGATAGCATCTCTCAGTAAAATAAAAGGAGAGCTACCAAAATGAAATCCAAAAATTTGAACCCCAACGATCATTGATGCTAAAAAGACCTGACACAACATGATGAAGGTCATGACAGGGCTTTCCCAATCTTTTGCTTTAAAAAATAAAACCGACCCCAACACACTTTGCCAAAACATCCATAACAAAAAGCTACCCTCTTGGCCTTCCCAGAAACTGGAAATGATATAATGTGTAGGTAATGCTTTTGAACTATGCGCCCAAGCATAGTGATATTCAAATAAATGATTGTGTATAATGTAGAATAAAATTACGCCGATAGCTATAATTGAAATGGTATTTATCCAAAAAGCAATTCGGGCAATTATTAACCAAGACTTATCTTCTTTATTTTTATTGACAGTAGCAAAATAATAACTTATAAAAGATAATAATGCTGTTCCGAATGAAAGAATAACAAAAAACTGTCCTATTTTTCCAGGTAATAGGTTTTCACCTACGAAGTTTACATCCATTTATTTGGTGATTTTATATTTTTAGTTATTGAATGCAGTAGCGTTAGTTTCAATAACCTCTACCTGATCTTGATTATATTTTGAAGGACATTTCATCAAAATCTTTGTCGCGTGGAAAACATTTCCATCCATTTTTCCTGTTAATACAATTTGTTCAGAACGTTCAATATCTTGTGGCTTTGAACCATTAAAAACAATTTGACATTCCGTACTATCGTTGTCATACATGAAAAATGAAAAATGATTAGCATTCGTTTTTGGATCATAATGCAAAGCTTTTTGTTTATTTAATACACCGACCACATACAGTTCAGTCTTTTTTTCCTTCGCTTCAGTAAAAGTTGAGTAGGTACTTGAATCTGTATATATGACAAGAATCATAGCAATTGCAACAGCAATGATAACGATTAGAATAATGGAACTTTTTTTCATTTTTTGACTTTTAACACTTTATCGAATACAAAATTACAAATAGATTGGCGAAGTAACTAAATTTGCAACTTTTGTTCTTTATTTGTAATCTTTCTAAATAAATAATTGTTGCTTGCAAAATAGCTTCGTGATTTCTTCGCTAATCCATTAAATCTGAATTAATATCTGTAATTTAGTTTACATCTTAATTTTTTACAACCAATTGAATGGAATGAAAATATTTGTGTATGGTATTACCACTATATTTTTGACTGTTTTTATTGTCCAATCTGTTCGTTCACAGACAAAAGTTTCTAATCATGAGATTGTTCTTCAAAATGATAATGATGTTTATCTATTTACAGCCCAAGATCGATATTATACAAATGGTATCAATATCAACTACCGGATAGGGTTAAAATTGGATACTACGAAAGTGAAAAATCGTATACTGGATATCGAATTTGGCCAAAAGATGTATAATGGGGTAGATCTAAAGCTGGATCAAAAAATTAAATGGGATAGACCCTTTGCTGGCTATTTATATGTATCAGGCGAATTCAATCAATATCATAAAAATGATCAGGTATGGAGTTTGAAAGTCGAACTTGGACAGGTCGGTCCTCTTGCACAAGGAGAAAAAGTTCAGGAAGTTATACATGATATTTTTAACATGTATCATGTGTCAGGTTGGAAAGACCAGATTTCAAATGAATTAGGTGTAGATGTGGGTATCAAGTATCAAAAACTATTTTATAGATCAAAGAATAAGAATTTTGAAATCTCTGCTATTGGATCAGCTACCTTAGGAATGAATCATACAAATACAGGGTTTAGTGTACCTATTCGATGGGGGTATCTACGCTCTTTTGATCAATCTGTTTTTACTAAAGGGCATGTCAATAGTCAATCAAACAGTAAAGAATTATTTCTTTATTATACACCCTCAGTTAATTTTCATCTCTATAATGCTACTCTACAAGGTGGTTTAGGAAAACGTGATCCCATAAAAGAGCTATATCAGATCGAAAATGTAATTGTCAATCATAAAATTGGATGTATGGTAGCAAACAAAAAATCTTCATTTGGATTATCTTATATTTTTCAATCAACAGAAGAACGCAAGATGCTTTATAAGACACATCAATATGGTAGTATTTTTTATGGATTAAGATTCTAGCGAGTTATCGATCGATTTATCGAATGTATTACCTGTGAATTTAGAGACTAACATACTTGCTACTGTATCACCTGTAGCATTCAACATGGTCGCTAAGGGGTCAACGAGCGTGCCAATAATCATGACTGCTGGTACAGCCTCAATGGGTAATCCGAGTACAGATATCATTAACATCTCTCCTATATATCCTCCATTCGGAATTCCTCCTGCAACTATACTCGCTAATAAAGTAATACCCAGTGAAATAATTAGCGTAGATGGATCAAAAAAATCACGACCAATGAGTAAGAAAGCAACATAAATTTTGAAGATAGAAGAAATACTAGACCCCTGCTTATGGAGGGTTGTTCCTAGTGGAATCACTACATTCGCAATTGGATCAGGAATGCCAATCTTTTTTGCAGCAAGTAGATTGGCGGGCATTGTGGCCAAGCTACTGCAGGTTCCAAGAGCTGTAAGCGAAGGCAGAATATTATTTCTCCAATAACTCGTAACCCCATGTTTCCCAGCTGAAATAAATGCAAACAGACTGAAAGCCAAAAAGAAATAGATGGTGCCAAATGCATAGTATAGACCTAAAGGTTTGGCATAGAATCCAAAAAGCTGGGGGCCAAGATCACTTACCTGGTAGGCGAAGTAAGCCCCTAGTCCAACAGGTGCTAATTTCATAATTAAAATAAGCAGATTTTTCATGACTTCATTTCCTCCATTTAAAAAGGAAAGAAATGGCTGAGCAACAGCACTAGATTTTCGAGTAGCAATACCTACCAAAAAAGAAAATATGACAAGGGCTAACATATTTTGTCTTGATAGTAAATTTGAAAATTCAGTAACAGTGATAAATCGAACCATTTTATCTCCCCAAGTGTCTTTGGGATTATTTTCTAATGCTTCATGTACCTGAGGGATATGCGGAGGGTCTAATGGAAAAAGATAAAGAATACCTATTGTCATGCAAGCTGCTATGAGAACTCCCATAATGAATACGACAGACATCGTTCCAATGATCTTTCCTAGTTGATTGTTTCCTTCAATATTGGCAACCGACGATGATATGGCAAAGAAAACCAAAGGAATAACAGATACAAATAGTAGGTTGAGGAAAACATCCCCTATAGGTTTTATATATTGAACAATATCAGGTAAATAAATACCTAAAATACTTCCGAATACGATACCTAGAAGAAGTAATAGGATACTTCCATAATTTTTGAAAAATATATTGGTTGAATACGCCATTGTAATCGCTAAAATAGCTGTTTTTTATTTTATTTTTGTCTAAAATATTCGTGAAATGGAATTTATTATGACTAGGGATGGTTCAAAAACGTTGTTTAATGAACAAATAGGAGAATGTTATCACTCCAAACATGGAGCTGTTCAGGAGAGCAAGCATGTTTTTATCAAGATGGGATTAGATCATTTCTTTCACCAATATGATCAAGATGAAATTGCTATTTTGGAAATAGGCTTTGGTACAGGCTTAAACTTTATTCAAACTTTAGCCTATACTAATGATCAGAAAATACAGATTGATTATCTCGGAATAGAAGGATTCCCTTTATCATTGGAAACGGTCCAAAAAACCGGATATGATGATTTTATCTCTAGAGACAATTGGAATGATTACATCTCAAATTATCAACAGGCATTCAAAGAAGATACTTCTATCAATGCAAAAGTAAAATTGCATATCGATCATACGTTATTGATGGATTTTGATAGTGACAAAAGATTTGATATTGTATATTTTGATGCGTTTGCAACTATTCATCAACCGGAGATGTGGTCTGATGAAGCTTTAGCACATGTTGCTAAATTTATGAAATCAGGG encodes the following:
- a CDS encoding glycosyltransferase; amino-acid sequence: MRILIIHTFYQNPGGEDTVFQQESELLAIDNDVLTLTFQNKKGWKGALQTLFSFWNLAAAYRVRDTIKEFKPEVIHIHNTHYASGPIILRSIHNMGIPLVMTLHNFRLICPSAILYHDHELFLASIQEKFPWTAVKKKVMDHSTIKTFILALNYWFHRKIGTWNSVNRYITLSSFAKKLFTSSTLTIDPNKFVIKPNFTFPIDMSSLSFEDYFIYIGRLTEEKGILNLLEAFAKVDYKILIIGDGELKQSVQHAAQQHTNIHYLGFKSREDIIPLVEKAEALIVPSLWFEGMPMTILEAFSVGTPVIGSDIGALSELILPNRTGLLFNPQHVESMLTTLTCWKNYSQQEKFNIRQTTKEFYFSNFTPTENKKQLLQIYQEAIHDKKKIS
- a CDS encoding FMN-binding glutamate synthase family protein, translating into MTVRKLILGTMIVINLIIISFGLIFTPQWFWLLVIPMPLLFVALYHSFQHKHAILRNYPLVGYFRYFFESIRPELRQYFWESDTDGRPFNRRQRSIVYQRAKNQRETVAFGMQTDPQAVGNEWAAHSVFPCHIESHDLRTTVGNESCKHPYSLSVFNISAMSYGALSKTAITALNKGAQLQNFAHNTGEGGISDYHNSGGDLIWQVGTGYFGCRTHDGKFDAELYREKTSRANVKMIELKLSQGAKPGHGGILPAAKNTPEVAAIRHVIPGTDVMSPPAHSAFSNPIEMMEFIHKMKELSDFKPVGFKMCIGDKQEFIDICRAMQTTQIFPDFISIDGSEGGTGAAPLEFTDNLGMPLYDALAFVTKTLIAFGLKRHIKLLVSSRIVTGFDLLKVIALGADACYSARGMMFALGCIQALKCNEDVCPVGVATQQPHLYKGLDVNDKYVRVAQFHRNTLRATVEIMEACGFKTLADVNADKFFRKVDAVNTLSFQEIYFGREGKLIESHTDFEARVF
- a CDS encoding metal-sulfur cluster assembly factor, whose product is MSIIILDKLNIAASIQEALETVYDPELKPANIVDLGLVYEIITKENGTAKIVMTLTAPGCPVAGQIMDEVQSKVAALPGVTEALVELTFDPPWTKDMMSEEAKLELGFL
- a CDS encoding amidohydrolase, encoding MEPLKVTIFQAYLFWENVDKNLSNLALKLSNLREKTDLIILPEMFNTGFTNNVEKCAETSDGKTMQWLFQMSHDLNCVIAGSLIITENGKYFNRFVWMSPDGTYVKYDKRHLFAMAKENEYFTAGYERIIVNIRGWKICPMVCYDLRFPVWSRNVNSAYDLLVYTANWPDKRSSHWRTLIPARAIENQAFVIGVNRVGHDGNDIYYSGGSMCISPLGDVVYYKPEDEDLYTFTIHPKDLQEARETFPFLQDADSFTIE
- a CDS encoding MarR family winged helix-turn-helix transcriptional regulator, giving the protein MLNEDLIGKVEFYDFLTGKATTAISRRMQRNLKDVGINITAEQWSILYNLWQEEGLTQQELATRTFRDKPSITRLINNLEKLNLVIRVNDKEDRRSNLIYLTKAARKLKEMGMQQANKTIAEALDGVCSESIDMAQLTLQQVICNLRK
- a CDS encoding Rossmann-like and DUF2520 domain-containing protein — its product is MNIVILGSGNIATHFAHNFYNKGHKIVQIFSQQKVNAQALAFVVNAEAINQISAINPDADLYIIAISDQAILAIIEKLPDTLNGIVIHCSGATDIQVLNKFKRYGIIYPPQSISKNQDSDFSLIPFCIEGDNSITFNILFNLIQEIAPKSIACTSYQRLAIHVASVFSNNFANALFQISYDLLFQNDLPFDLIRPIILETALKVQSKLPKDVQTGPAIRNDEITIKKHLDFISDQENWKQIYQLLSQEIVKRKN
- a CDS encoding polyprenyl synthetase family protein; protein product: MQHLQKLIFDSIQNSQFPNQPSNLYDPIRYFLSLGGKRIRPALTLMAAEMFGIKDITDAVPAAKSIEFFHNFSLIHDDVMDKAPLRRGKETVHEKWDLNVAILSGDGLLVKAYVELANCPPIYISDLLKTFNRIAIEVCEGQQMDMDYEQADHITMFQYIEMIRLKTSVLLGGALQMGAILANASLEDQKLIYEFGENIGIAFQLQDDVLDAYGNPETFGKQIGGDILINKKTYLLVKLMELIVEEDKQILQELLNATTANNPNKLEGILDLYRKYDVKILADQLKDDFTQKAFERLSALSIPNDKKEALITLSNQLLIREQ